A genomic window from Leishmania braziliensis MHOM/BR/75/M2904 complete genome, chromosome 19 includes:
- a CDS encoding glycosomal malate dehydrogenase: MVNVCVVGAAGGIGQPLSLLLMRQLPYGSTLSLFDVVGTAGVAADLSHVDNVGVQIKYATGKVGVPRDPALAELAKGVDVFVVVAGVPRKPGMTRDDLFKVNAGIMLDLVLTCASSSPRAVFCIVTNPVNSTAAIAAEALKSLGVYDRNRLLGVSLLDGLRATRFINEARKPLAVNQVPVVGGHSDTTIVPLFHQLLGPLPAQEVLDKMVKRVQVAGTEVVKAKAGRGSATLSMAEAGARFTLKVVEGLTGAGNPLVYAYVDTDGQHELPFLAIPVILGRHGIEKRLPIGPLHPTEEKILKEALPEIKSNIEKGKEFARSKL; the protein is encoded by the coding sequence ATGGTGAACGTGTGCgttgttggtgctgccggtGGCATTgggcagccgctgtcgctgctgctgatgcgccaGCTGCCGTACGGAAGCACGCTATCGCTGTTCGATGTTGTAGGCACTGCTGGCGTCGCGGCGGACCTGTCACACGTGGACAATGTCGGCGTGCAGATCAAGTACGCGACAGGCAAGGTTGGTGTCCCGCGCGACCCTGCGCTGGCGGAGCTTGCGAAAGGTGTTGATGTCTTCGTGGTCGTGGCTGGCGTGCCACGCAAACCGGGCATGACGCGCGATGACCTGTTCAAGGTCAACGCTGGCATCATGCTGGACCTCGTGTTGACGTGCGCGTCGTCGAGCCCGAGGGCGGTGTTTTGCATTGTAACGAACCCCGTGAACAGCACGGCTGCAATcgcggcagaggcgctgaAGAGCCTTGGCGTGTACGACAGGAACCGGCTGCTGggtgtgtcgctgctggaTGGACTGCGCGCGACACGCTTCATCAACGAGGCGCGCAAGCCGTTAGCAGTAAACCAGGTGCCGGTTGTTGGTGGGCACAGCGACACCACGATTGTGCCGCTCTTCCATCAGCTGCTGGGGCCCCTGCCGGCGCAGGAGGTGTTGGATAAGATGGTGAAGCGCGTGCAGGTTGCGGGGACAGAGGTAGTGAAGGCGAAGGCTGGGCGCGGGTCTGCGACGCTGTCGATGGCGGAGGCGGGCGCGCGGTTCACACTGAAGGTTGTGGAGGGCCTGACCGGCGCTGGTAACCCACTGGTGTACGCGTACGTGGACACGGACGGGCAGCATGAGTTACCGTTCCTTGCGATCCCAGTGATCCTTGGCCGTCACGGAATCGAGAAGCGCCTGCCGATTGGTCCGTTGCACCCGACGGAGGAAAAGATActgaaggaggcgctgcCGGAGATCAAGAGTAATATCGAGAAGGGCAAAGAGTTCGCGCGGTCGAAGCTTTAA